In Pseudochaenichthys georgianus chromosome 6, fPseGeo1.2, whole genome shotgun sequence, a single window of DNA contains:
- the LOC117447975 gene encoding LOW QUALITY PROTEIN: zinc finger CCHC domain-containing protein 2-like (The sequence of the model RefSeq protein was modified relative to this genomic sequence to represent the inferred CDS: inserted 1 base in 1 codon), giving the protein MVGESELLSRGRGLYRWFSXLTSPERAEFLCGLLDLCVPIELRFLGCCLEDLARKDYHSLRDAEIKANNPADLSGLTNITDEVVRSKLLVSLALLSSGNREAAGVLYRTLTHIDSVINNYGLALNDGRTEEQFLLLFTMASHHPAFSFHQKQVLRQQLGHIQDTLAAEEEEEEEERLRKLLGIELPRVTLSLITPPPSDGPLPPAASPLPDASAASLPLSACPPCYTHCSCCHKRRFMR; this is encoded by the exons ATGGTGGGAGAGTCGGAGTTGTTgtccagagggagggggttgTACCGCTGGTTCA TCCTCACATCACCCGAGAGAGCCGAGTTCCTGTGCGGCCTCCTGGACCTCTGCGTCCCCATCGAGCTCCGCTTCCTCGGCTGCTGTCTGGAGGACTTGGCTCGCAAGGACTACCACTCCCTCCGGGATGCAGAGATCAAAGCCAACAACCCCGCCGACCTCTCGGGCCTTACGAACATCACGGACGAGGTGGTGCGGAGCAAGCTGCTGGTGTCCCTCGCCCTGCTCAGCTCTGGCAACAGGGAGGCTGCGGGGGTCCTGTACCGGACCCTGACTCACATAGACTCGGTGATCAATAACTACGGTTTGGCCCTGAACGACGGGAGGACTGAGGAGCAGTTTCTGTTACTGTTCACCATGGCCTCTCACCACCCTGCCTTCAGCTTCCACCAGAAGCAGGTGCTGAGGCAGCAGCTCGGCCACATCCAGGACACCCTTGCAG cggaggaggaggaggaggaggaggagaggctcAGGAAGCTGCTGGGGATCGAGCTGCCGCGTGTCACCCTCAGCCTCATCACCCCTCCTCCATCTGACGGCCCCCTGCCCCCCGCTGCTTCCCCCCTGCCCGATGCCAGCGCTGCCTCCCTGCCTCTGTCGGCCTGCCCCCCCTGCTACACACACTGCAGCTGCTGCCACAAG